Proteins encoded within one genomic window of Candidatus Hepatobacter penaei:
- a CDS encoding glycoside hydrolase family 3 N-terminal domain-containing protein: protein MHHTDAASLATKPIMPLFLGIEGLSLTPEEQAFFANSNPLGFILFRRNIESEKQLKNLVHQLATVTGRLSLPLLVDCEGGRVFRLPSAMMKTPPPPRHFGDVYTQSPEKARRACYENYHTMGRYLQTLGLSVNCAPLLDLSVAGATDALEDRTFSDDPHVVADLGLSAVRALQDAGIVPVIKHMPGHGAAREDSHLVCPSIHLTAQELERHRHPFHAVLSHAEVKASPVPLWGMTAHVAYDALDPQVPATFSPRVIQHTLRQTLGFEGFLMSDDLAMGAVSHEPPDVRVRKALAAGCDGVIFGKGGVAVYAQALKGAIPLSEATKKRLSFFLS from the coding sequence ATGCATCATACAGACGCTGCATCACTTGCCACCAAGCCCATCATGCCTCTTTTTTTAGGTATAGAAGGCCTCTCCCTGACCCCAGAAGAGCAAGCGTTTTTTGCCAACAGCAACCCGTTGGGCTTTATTTTGTTTCGCCGCAATATTGAATCTGAGAAACAACTCAAAAATTTGGTGCACCAGCTGGCCACTGTCACCGGCAGGCTTTCACTTCCGCTGTTGGTGGATTGTGAAGGGGGGAGGGTATTTCGCTTGCCGAGCGCCATGATGAAAACGCCACCACCGCCGCGACATTTTGGTGATGTGTATACCCAGTCTCCTGAGAAGGCGCGCCGCGCCTGTTATGAGAACTATCACACCATGGGGCGCTATCTTCAAACGCTGGGCCTTTCGGTGAACTGTGCGCCGCTTTTGGATCTATCTGTAGCGGGCGCTACAGATGCGTTGGAGGACCGCACCTTCTCTGATGACCCACACGTTGTGGCTGATTTGGGGTTATCTGCGGTGCGGGCTCTGCAAGACGCAGGCATTGTGCCTGTGATCAAGCATATGCCCGGGCACGGCGCTGCTAGAGAAGATTCTCACCTTGTCTGTCCCAGCATTCATCTGACGGCCCAAGAGCTTGAGCGCCACAGGCACCCTTTTCACGCCGTTCTTTCCCACGCCGAGGTGAAGGCATCTCCCGTACCTTTATGGGGAATGACGGCCCATGTGGCCTATGACGCGCTTGACCCTCAGGTGCCGGCTACGTTTTCACCGCGCGTTATTCAGCACACCCTCCGTCAAACCTTGGGGTTTGAAGGTTTCTTAATGAGCGATGATTTGGCCATGGGCGCTGTATCTCACGAACCACCGGACGTGCGCGTTCGCAAAGCGTTGGCGGCAGGGTGTGATGGCGTTATTTTTGGCAAAGGCGGTGTGGCGGTGTATGCTCAGGCCCTTAAAGGGGCTATCCCTCTGTCTGAAGCCACAAAAAAGCGTCTTTCATTTTTCTTATCTTAA
- a CDS encoding mitochondrial fission ELM1 family protein, translating to MTTHSNHHPSPINASSSSPITWIITDNGKVGTENQALGLAKALSLEAKTFYVKARPLFFWWPRRSWRLWSAKVLRRDTLSPPWPHMLITAGRSATGVGACLKRLLGRRVYHIALMDPKLPEVFFDAIIAPAHDKREGGHVINTTLSLHDISSPQLASEKVAWQKRLEGLPLPFLGVMLGGSTRSFYFSSVFARQLAEDILAIARSHKVTPLIIPSRRTPQAALAIIKKALEGTPHFVWTREGDNPYHGVLALADYVLVTGDSVQMISEAASLRTPLFVYPLPYTSDKLKAFHTSVFQKNIARPFEGSLFSWAREPYREEEHVANALKKKINAHLQRLKEASDKELPSLRHKEP from the coding sequence ATGACCACACATTCAAACCACCATCCTTCGCCCATTAATGCGTCCTCTTCCTCGCCTATAACATGGATTATAACAGATAATGGGAAGGTCGGTACAGAAAATCAAGCCCTTGGATTGGCAAAGGCCCTTTCTCTCGAGGCAAAAACCTTCTATGTCAAAGCCAGGCCTTTGTTTTTTTGGTGGCCACGCCGTTCGTGGCGTTTGTGGTCAGCCAAGGTTTTGCGTCGCGACACCCTCTCGCCCCCCTGGCCTCATATGCTGATCACGGCGGGGCGAAGCGCCACAGGCGTGGGGGCATGTCTCAAACGGCTGTTAGGCAGGCGCGTGTATCACATTGCGCTTATGGACCCCAAACTTCCTGAGGTTTTTTTTGATGCCATCATTGCGCCGGCCCATGACAAGCGTGAGGGGGGTCATGTCATTAACACGACCTTGTCTTTGCATGATATTTCTTCTCCCCAGCTGGCTTCAGAGAAGGTGGCCTGGCAAAAGCGTTTAGAAGGCTTGCCCCTGCCTTTTCTGGGCGTGATGTTGGGGGGATCCACCCGCTCTTTCTATTTTTCATCCGTATTTGCCCGCCAGTTGGCAGAAGATATTCTGGCCATCGCCCGCAGTCATAAAGTGACGCCGCTGATCATTCCTTCACGGCGCACGCCTCAAGCTGCCCTGGCCATCATAAAAAAAGCTCTCGAAGGCACGCCCCATTTTGTGTGGACGCGTGAGGGGGATAACCCCTATCATGGGGTGTTGGCCCTGGCTGATTATGTGTTGGTGACGGGTGATTCGGTGCAGATGATTTCAGAAGCTGCAAGTTTAAGAACGCCCCTGTTTGTTTATCCGCTTCCCTATACTTCAGATAAACTCAAGGCCTTTCACACCTCTGTGTTTCAAAAAAACATTGCCAGGCCCTTTGAGGGCAGCCTCTTTTCTTGGGCGCGCGAGCCTTACCGGGAGGAAGAGCATGTGGCGAACGCCTTAAAGAAAAAAATCAACGCGCACCTGCAAAGGTTAAAAGAAGCGTCAGACAAAGAACTGCCTTCTTTAAGGCACAAGGAGCCTTAG
- a CDS encoding ribonuclease J, producing the protein MTKTLQFDPHRLYFIPLGGSGEIGMNLNVYAYGGKLLVVDVGVTFEKLPGVEVVMPHVSWLRKQKKHIAGIVLTHAHEDHIGAIGHLWPDLEAPLYATPFTSQIIKHKLREARVRAPLHEVPLSSEVALGPFRVGFISLTHSIPEPSALAIQTEAGIVVHTGDWKIDANPLVGEATNQEALQAVGDAGVLGVVCDSTCVFEKGWSGSEKTVQDALVHQVSSITKGRVVIACFASNVARLVSCFEAAKKSGRSIVLAGRSLERMEAASRETDYLDDNLTALTPKEGKGLAADKTLIVATGSQGEPKAALRRMAEGHHPFLKLDAGDTVIFSSRIIPGNEKEIFALQNKLTQKGVRVITPKDVPDIHVSGHPSCEELKQMYAWTRPKNVIPVHGEDRHLEAHKQLAHDLGIASIAPHNGDVILFDAKEGPKKVGHVPTGRVGLDGSRLISMDNPLLSQRKRLSHDGVVLVSGVFHDDRLEALKVHTVGLFCSADHKDDATHELSALVKRTLGHMSAKHYDDPDKMQAIVAKEVSSYCYDTIGKRPLVVVHVLT; encoded by the coding sequence ATGACAAAAACACTTCAATTCGACCCTCATCGACTCTACTTCATTCCCCTCGGTGGGTCAGGGGAGATTGGCATGAACCTCAATGTGTATGCCTATGGCGGGAAACTGCTGGTGGTAGACGTGGGGGTCACCTTTGAAAAACTTCCTGGCGTTGAGGTGGTGATGCCTCATGTGTCATGGCTGAGAAAGCAAAAAAAACACATTGCAGGCATTGTTCTCACCCATGCCCACGAAGATCACATCGGTGCCATTGGCCATTTGTGGCCGGATCTGGAAGCGCCGCTTTATGCTACCCCCTTTACATCGCAGATCATCAAGCACAAATTGCGCGAGGCCCGGGTGCGCGCGCCTCTGCATGAAGTGCCGCTTTCGTCAGAAGTGGCTTTGGGGCCGTTTCGTGTGGGCTTTATTTCGTTGACGCACTCTATCCCTGAACCTTCCGCACTGGCGATTCAAACAGAGGCCGGCATTGTGGTGCATACAGGCGATTGGAAAATTGACGCCAACCCGTTGGTGGGGGAAGCCACAAACCAAGAAGCCCTTCAAGCCGTCGGTGATGCAGGTGTTTTGGGCGTTGTATGCGACTCTACTTGCGTGTTTGAAAAGGGGTGGTCAGGGTCGGAGAAAACGGTGCAAGATGCCCTTGTTCACCAGGTGTCATCCATCACCAAGGGGCGCGTGGTCATTGCCTGCTTTGCCTCAAACGTGGCACGTCTTGTCTCGTGCTTTGAGGCTGCCAAGAAGTCGGGGCGCAGCATTGTGCTGGCGGGTCGTTCTCTCGAGCGTATGGAGGCCGCGTCTCGGGAAACGGACTATCTTGATGATAACCTCACGGCTCTTACCCCCAAAGAAGGCAAGGGTTTGGCAGCCGATAAAACCCTCATTGTGGCCACAGGAAGCCAAGGGGAGCCCAAAGCCGCTCTCAGGCGCATGGCCGAAGGGCACCATCCCTTTCTCAAGCTTGATGCGGGCGACACGGTTATTTTTTCATCACGCATTATCCCTGGCAATGAGAAAGAGATTTTTGCACTTCAAAATAAACTCACCCAAAAAGGCGTTCGGGTGATTACCCCCAAGGATGTGCCGGATATCCATGTCTCAGGGCATCCTTCCTGTGAAGAGCTTAAGCAAATGTACGCTTGGACGCGCCCCAAAAACGTGATTCCTGTGCATGGTGAAGATCGCCACCTAGAAGCGCACAAACAGCTGGCCCATGATTTGGGGATTGCTTCCATCGCGCCCCATAATGGGGATGTGATTCTGTTTGATGCGAAAGAGGGACCCAAAAAGGTGGGTCATGTGCCCACGGGCCGTGTGGGGCTTGACGGGTCACGTCTGATTTCTATGGACAACCCGCTCCTCAGCCAACGCAAACGCCTTTCTCACGATGGGGTAGTGCTGGTGTCAGGTGTTTTTCATGACGACCGCTTGGAAGCGCTTAAGGTTCACACCGTGGGCCTTTTTTGCAGCGCAGATCATAAAGATGATGCCACCCACGAGTTATCCGCGCTGGTGAAACGCACGCTCGGGCATATGTCAGCCAAACATTATGATGACCCAGACAAAATGCAAGCCATCGTGGCCAAAGAGGTGAGCAGCTATTGCTATGACACAATCGGTAAACGACCTTTGGTGGTGGTTCATGTACTCACATAA